A single window of Nicotiana sylvestris chromosome 3, ASM39365v2, whole genome shotgun sequence DNA harbors:
- the LOC138887083 gene encoding uncharacterized mitochondrial protein AtMg00820-like, whose product MQEELHQLERNKVWHLVPRPLDRTIIGTRWVFRNELDEHGNATRNKARLAAQGFNQEEVIDYNEIFGPVARMEAIRIHIAFASHMEFTLFQMDVKSAFLNGFLKEEVYIKLPLGF is encoded by the coding sequence ATGCAAGAGGAACTGCATCAACTTGAAAGAAATAAGGTATGGCACTTGGTACCTAGACCCTTAGACAGAACCATCATAgggaccaggtgggtattcaggaatgAGCTAGATGAACATGGAAATGCTACAAGGAACAAAGCAAGGCTTGCTGCCCAAGGATTCAATCAAGAGGAAGTGATCGATTATAATGAGATTTTTGGCCCAGTAGCTCGCATGGAGGCTATTAGGATCCACATTGCCTTTGCTTCACATATGGAATTCACATtattccaaatggatgtgaaGAGTGCCTTCTTGAATGGTTTTCTCAAAGAAGAAGTCTATATCAAGCTACCTCTAGGCTTTTGA